The genome window TTCTGCTTTAGTCATTTGATATTTAGTCATTTAATTTTATCATAGATTTTTCATCATTTATCAAAATGTTGCAAATATTGTAACTCAACTTGTACATTTGTTTTCCCAAACATCAGCATCACATTTATCATTCCTATGTTCGTATTTCTTTCCAACCAGAACAATCCGCAAACATGGGAGAGTGGGGATTCCTGTCATCACTGCTGGACAAGGTGCAGTCACACTCCACGGTCGTGGGTAAAGTTTGGATGACCGTCCTGTTTATCTTTAGGATCATGGTCCTGGGTGCCGGGGCAGAGAAGGTGTGGAGCGATGAGCAGTCTAATATGATATGCAATACCAAACAGCCCGGCTGTAAGAACGTGTGCTACGACCACGCCTTCCCCATCTCCCACATCCGCTTCTGGGTCCTTCAGATCATCTTCATCTCCACCCCAACGTTGGTGTATCTGGGACATGTCATGCACGTCATCCACAAGGAGAACAAACTGAGGCAACGGCTAAGTCAGGCAGCCAATGAGATGGGGAAAATGCCTAAGTATTCTGATGAGAAGGGTCATGTCAAAA of Salvelinus namaycush isolate Seneca chromosome 29, SaNama_1.0, whole genome shotgun sequence contains these proteins:
- the LOC120024327 gene encoding gap junction Cx32.2 protein-like → MGEWGFLSSLLDKVQSHSTVVGKVWMTVLFIFRIMVLGAGAEKVWSDEQSNMICNTKQPGCKNVCYDHAFPISHIRFWVLQIIFISTPTLVYLGHVMHVIHKENKLRQRLSQAANEMGKMPKYSDEKGHVKIKGDLLASYMVNIFFRILLEIAFIVGQYYLYGFVLDPKIECSRAPCPFTVECFMSRPTEKTIFIIFMLVVACASLLLNVVEIFYLICSKCGSGSRRRAKAVPAIAIHSCLDGGSMMQNEKMSLHATGHSTA